Proteins encoded within one genomic window of Actinoplanes octamycinicus:
- a CDS encoding acyl-CoA dehydrogenase family protein produces the protein MNLDLPADARAFRDEVRAWLAANVPAEPLPAMETPAGNAAHRAWERRLADARLAVVSWPAEYGGRAAPPLHALLFEEEYHAAGAPARIGQNGLFLLAPTLFADGTAEQRDRVLPAMARGEQVWAQAWSEPEAGSDLAAIRSRATRADGGWLLSGQKTWSSRAVLADRAFGLFRTGPAALTYVLFDLRAPGVTVRPIRQLDGRPGFAEIFLEDVFVPDADVVGAPGDGWRIAMGTAGHERGVGLRSPGRFTAAARRLVTLWQESGDPGLRDRVADAWIGAQAYRLHALGGSSCSPSMTKLCWSDLDVALHETALELLGPHAEIDRSWTGGYLFALAGPIYAGTNEIQRDIVATRALGLPR, from the coding sequence GTGAACCTCGACCTTCCCGCCGACGCGCGGGCGTTCCGCGACGAGGTGCGCGCCTGGCTCGCCGCGAACGTTCCGGCCGAGCCGCTGCCCGCCATGGAGACACCGGCCGGGAACGCGGCGCACCGGGCCTGGGAGCGCCGGCTCGCCGACGCCCGGCTGGCGGTCGTCTCGTGGCCCGCCGAGTACGGCGGCCGGGCGGCGCCGCCGCTGCACGCGCTGCTGTTCGAGGAGGAGTACCACGCCGCCGGGGCGCCCGCGCGGATCGGGCAGAACGGCCTGTTCCTGCTGGCCCCGACGCTGTTCGCGGACGGGACGGCGGAGCAGCGGGACCGGGTGCTGCCGGCGATGGCCCGCGGCGAGCAGGTGTGGGCGCAGGCCTGGTCGGAGCCGGAGGCGGGCAGCGACCTGGCCGCGATCCGGTCCCGGGCGACCCGCGCCGACGGCGGCTGGCTGCTGTCCGGGCAGAAGACGTGGAGTTCGCGGGCGGTGCTGGCGGACCGGGCGTTCGGGCTGTTCCGCACCGGTCCGGCCGCGCTGACCTACGTGCTGTTCGACCTGCGCGCGCCGGGCGTCACCGTGCGACCTATCCGGCAGCTGGACGGCCGTCCCGGCTTCGCGGAGATCTTCCTGGAGGACGTGTTCGTGCCGGACGCGGACGTGGTCGGCGCGCCCGGCGACGGGTGGCGGATCGCGATGGGCACGGCCGGGCACGAGCGCGGGGTGGGGCTGCGCAGCCCGGGCCGGTTCACGGCGGCGGCGCGCCGGCTGGTGACGCTGTGGCAGGAGTCCGGTGACCCGGGTCTGCGGGACCGGGTGGCGGACGCGTGGATCGGGGCGCAGGCGTACCGGCTGCACGCGCTCGGCGGCTCGTCCTGCTCACCCAGCATGACCAAACTGTGCTGGTCGGACCTGGACGTGGCCCTGCACGAGACCGCCCTGGAGCTGCTCGGCCCGCACGCCGAGATCGACCGCTCGTGGACCGGCGGCTACCTGTTCGCGCTGGCCGGGCCGATCTACGCGGGCACCAACGAGATCCAGCGCGACATCGTCGCCACCCGGGCGCTGGGCCTGCCCCGATGA
- a CDS encoding acyl-CoA dehydrogenase family protein — MNLTPSAEQAAFAAGLHNLLRASGVPAAADAWAAGDHGPGRRLWSSLAEAGVTGLAVPARWGGQGAEPADLVVAAEQLGRHAVPGPAAESLAAVPTLLAALDEPGRWLPALADGSLLGTLAAPPWLPYALDADAADVVLLAGRGLAGLARAGAGHRSLDRTRRLFEVAPAGTPQPCPAIDRALNLGALVCAAQLLGAGRALLDAATEHARTRTQFGGPIGRFQAVRHRLADVAVDLEFARPLLHAAAVTVSARDVSAAKVACAGAANRAARVALQVHGAIGYTQELGLGRWLTKVKALSLSWGTPADHRARVLAELAKGDAWT, encoded by the coding sequence ATGAACCTGACCCCGTCGGCGGAGCAGGCGGCGTTCGCCGCCGGGCTGCACAACCTGCTGCGCGCGTCCGGGGTGCCGGCGGCCGCGGACGCCTGGGCCGCCGGCGACCACGGTCCCGGCCGGCGGCTCTGGTCGTCGCTGGCCGAGGCCGGGGTGACCGGGCTCGCCGTGCCGGCGCGCTGGGGCGGTCAGGGCGCCGAGCCGGCCGACCTGGTGGTCGCCGCCGAGCAACTGGGCCGCCACGCGGTCCCCGGCCCGGCCGCCGAGAGCCTGGCCGCCGTGCCCACTCTCCTGGCCGCCCTCGACGAGCCCGGCCGGTGGCTGCCCGCGCTGGCCGACGGCAGCCTGCTGGGCACCCTCGCCGCGCCGCCGTGGCTGCCGTACGCCCTCGACGCGGACGCCGCCGACGTGGTGCTGCTCGCCGGCCGCGGCCTGGCCGGCCTGGCCCGGGCCGGCGCCGGTCACCGCTCGCTGGACCGCACCCGGCGGCTGTTCGAGGTGGCCCCGGCCGGAACGCCCCAGCCCTGTCCCGCGATCGACCGGGCCCTGAACCTGGGCGCGCTGGTCTGCGCGGCCCAGCTGCTCGGCGCCGGCCGGGCGCTGCTGGACGCGGCCACCGAGCACGCCCGCACCCGGACCCAGTTCGGCGGCCCGATCGGGCGCTTCCAGGCGGTCCGGCACCGCCTCGCCGACGTCGCGGTCGACCTGGAGTTCGCCCGGCCGCTGCTCCACGCGGCCGCGGTGACCGTCAGCGCCCGGGACGTCTCGGCGGCGAAGGTCGCCTGCGCCGGCGCCGCGAACCGGGCCGCCCGCGTGGCCCTGCAGGTGCACGGCGCGATCGGCTACACGCAGGAGCTCGGTCTGGGCCGCTGGCTGACCAAGGTGAAGGCGCTCAGCCTGTCCTGGGGCACCCCGGCCGACCACCGGGCCCGGGTGCTGGCGGAGCTGGCCAAGGGGGACGCATGGACCTGA
- a CDS encoding acyl-CoA dehydrogenase family protein, translating to MTDDHKALRDAVRGLVADRPDPLWPRLCKEIGVAGLAVPSSCGGADATLLESHVVLAELARQLTPSPMLGSAVLATQALLRVGATGPLPSLCAGDLIATLLFLPDGDVAGPDRLTGEATQVLDASAAGLLLAVTGDTLWEVAAGDVAVQSCDVLDRTRPLAVARLAGAPAHRLGSAPGLRSWLRDLACVALSAEQVGAASRAFELTLAHVRQRVQFGRPIGSFQVIQHRLAEAHLSLEAATTASWTAAEAVAAGSPDAPTLAAMAKVHCSETQQSIAAEMVQLHGGIAITWDHDAHRYLRRAHADAQLFDPPATHLTRLAETLLPG from the coding sequence CTGACCGACGACCACAAGGCGCTGCGCGACGCCGTCCGGGGCCTGGTGGCCGACCGCCCGGACCCGCTGTGGCCACGACTGTGCAAGGAGATCGGCGTCGCCGGGCTGGCGGTCCCCTCGTCGTGCGGCGGGGCGGACGCCACCCTCCTGGAGTCGCACGTCGTGCTGGCCGAGCTGGCCCGGCAGCTCACCCCGTCGCCGATGCTGGGCAGCGCGGTGCTGGCCACCCAGGCCCTGCTGCGGGTCGGCGCCACCGGCCCGCTGCCGTCCCTGTGCGCCGGCGACCTGATCGCCACCCTGCTGTTCCTCCCGGACGGGGACGTCGCGGGACCGGACCGGTTGACCGGCGAGGCGACCCAGGTCCTCGACGCCTCGGCGGCCGGCCTCCTGCTGGCCGTCACCGGGGACACGCTCTGGGAGGTGGCGGCCGGCGACGTCGCCGTGCAGTCCTGCGACGTGCTCGACCGCACCCGCCCGCTGGCCGTGGCCCGCCTGGCCGGCGCGCCCGCCCACCGGCTCGGCAGCGCCCCCGGCCTGCGGTCCTGGCTGCGCGACCTGGCCTGCGTGGCGTTGAGCGCCGAGCAGGTCGGTGCCGCCTCCCGGGCGTTCGAGCTGACCCTCGCCCACGTCCGGCAGCGCGTCCAGTTCGGCCGCCCGATCGGCTCGTTCCAGGTGATCCAGCACCGCCTGGCCGAGGCCCACCTGAGCCTGGAAGCCGCCACCACCGCCTCCTGGACCGCCGCCGAAGCCGTGGCCGCCGGCTCGCCCGACGCTCCCACGCTGGCCGCGATGGCCAAGGTCCACTGCTCGGAGACCCAGCAGTCGATCGCCGCCGAGATGGTCCAGCTGCACGGCGGCATCGCCATCACCTGGGACCACGACGCCCACCGCTACCTGCGCCGCGCCCACGCCGACGCCCAGCTCTTCGACCCCCCGGCCACCCACCTCACCCGCCTCGCCGAGACGCTGCTGCCGGGCTGA